In Candidatus Latescibacter sp., one genomic interval encodes:
- the umuD gene encoding translesion error-prone DNA polymerase V autoproteolytic subunit, which produces MLVTRVLSPISTADCRQPLFMARVPAGFPSPADDYLEGNLDINTYLIKHPSATFFVRAVGDSMKDTGIHTGDILVVDRSLEAGDNTVVIAAVNGELTVKRIRKTDGALYLVSDNIEFAPIPIHEDMDFAVWGVVTSVIHEF; this is translated from the coding sequence ATGCTGGTTACCAGAGTTCTTTCCCCCATCTCCACAGCCGATTGCCGCCAGCCGCTGTTCATGGCCAGGGTTCCCGCCGGGTTCCCCTCCCCTGCCGATGATTACCTGGAGGGAAATCTCGATATCAATACTTACCTTATCAAGCACCCCTCGGCCACCTTTTTTGTCCGGGCGGTCGGCGACTCTATGAAAGACACCGGCATTCACACCGGGGATATTCTCGTTGTGGACCGTTCTCTGGAGGCCGGGGACAACACCGTGGTGATCGCGGCGGTAAACGGCGAGCTGACGGTCAAACGCATTCGGAAAACCGACGGCGCCCTGTATCTCGTATCCGACAACATTGAGTTCGCACCCATCCCGATCCATGAAGACATGGATTTTGCGGTCTGGGGAGTGGTTACCAGC